The following coding sequences are from one Parabacteroides pacaensis window:
- a CDS encoding adenylate kinase, whose protein sequence is MLNVVIFGAPGSGKGTQSELIIKEYGLDHISTGDVLRAEIKGQTELGRIADDYISKGQLVPDELIIDMLAKVLDSKKESKGVIFDGFPRTIPQAKALKKMLNERGTDVSVMLNLEVEEEELIQRLLKRGEISGRSDDNLETIKSRLDVYHNQTAPLKDYYVTEEKHTAIKGMGTIDEIFARVCEAINAIK, encoded by the coding sequence ATGTTGAATGTAGTAATTTTTGGTGCTCCGGGTTCAGGAAAAGGAACACAAAGTGAATTAATTATTAAAGAATATGGTTTAGATCATATTTCTACCGGTGATGTACTTCGTGCAGAAATTAAAGGGCAAACAGAACTAGGAAGAATTGCAGATGATTATATTTCGAAAGGCCAATTAGTCCCTGATGAATTGATTATCGATATGCTTGCTAAGGTTTTGGATAGTAAAAAGGAGTCAAAAGGAGTTATTTTTGACGGTTTTCCCCGTACTATTCCCCAAGCAAAAGCTTTGAAGAAAATGCTGAATGAACGTGGTACGGATGTATCTGTTATGTTGAATCTGGAAGTAGAAGAAGAAGAGCTTATTCAACGTCTATTAAAACGAGGAGAAATTTCCGGTCGTTCGGATGATAATTTGGAAACAATTAAATCCCGTTTGGATGTTTATCATAATCAAACTGCTCCGTTAAAAGATTATTATGTAACAGAAGAAAAGCATACCGCCATAAAGGGGATGGGTACTATTGATGAGATTTTTGCCCGGGTATGTGAGGCAATTAATGCAATAAAATAA